A portion of the Oncorhynchus masou masou isolate Uvic2021 chromosome 11, UVic_Omas_1.1, whole genome shotgun sequence genome contains these proteins:
- the LOC135548783 gene encoding RING finger protein 145-like, with protein MLVKDKLEAVLNVGLRVPSIMLLEVLYRWDVSSFFQKIQRSSLNNNPLFQYKYLALYLHYVGYILSLVLLTLPRQHLVKLYLYVLTALLLFAGHQVSRDYVRSELDSGYEGPLYLEALSMNRFSTALIAQLVVCTLCSCVMQTKRIWLFSAHLLPLVARLCLVPLETIVFINRFAMIFTGLEVIYFLASNLLVPYNLAKTAYRELVQVVEVYGLLALGMSLWNQLVLPVLFMCFWLVLFALQIYTYFSSRDKPTSRERLLFLFLTSIAECCSTPYSLLGLVFTVSFVALGVLTLCKFYLQGYRAFMNDNTMHRGMTEGITLLILAVQTGLIELQVIHRAFLLSIILFIVVASILQSMLEIADPIVLALGASRDKSLWKHFRAVSLCLFLLVFPAYMAYMICQFFHMDFWLLIIISSSILTSLQVLGTLLIYILFMVEEVRKEPVQNMDDVIYYVNGTYRLLEFLVALVVVAYGVSETVFGEWTVMGSTIIFIHSYYNVWLRAQLGWQSFLMRRDAVNKIKSLPTASDLQLEQYNDICAICYQDMKSAVITPCSHFFHAGCLKKWLYVQETCPLCHKQLKSQSQPANATAAPAQDILPANPNPAEAGQGEPVASVAEENKTVTQNGVPVEESQARSSSSHANPDPEPEGQAEEAGPSQGSGESCLRHRQPQQSATCPKAASSTACAADLQLELQRPASPCCL; from the exons ATGTTGGTGAAAGACAAGCTGGAGGCGGTGCTGAACGTGGGGCTGCGTGTCCCCAGCATCATGCTGCTGGAGGTACTTTACCGCTGGGATGTCAGCTCCTTCTTCCAGAAGATCCAGAGAAGCAGTCTCAACAACAACCCCCTCTTTCAGTACAAGTACCTGGCTCTCTACCTGCACTATGTTG GTTACATCCTCAGCCTGgtgctcctgactctgcctcgtCAGCACCTGGTGAAGCTCTACCTGTACGTGCTCACTGCCCTGCTGCTCTTTGCCGGACACCAAGTCTCCcg GGATTATGTCCGCAGTGAGCTGGACTCCGGGTACGAGGGACCGCTCTACCTGGAGGCGCTGTCCATGAACCGTTTCTCCACAGCCCTCATAG ctcagcTGGTGGTGTGCACCCTGTGCTCCTGCGTCATGCAGACCAAGAGGATCTGGTTGTTCTCTGCTCACCTGCTCCCCCTGGTGGCGCGCCTCTGCCTGGTCCCCCTGGAGACCATCGTGTTCATCAACCGCTTCGCCATGATCTTCACGGGCCTCGAGGTCATCTACTTCCTGGCCTCCAACCTGCTGGTGCCCTACAACCTGgccaagacagcctacagggagctGGTGCAG GTGGTGGAGGTGTATGGGCTGCTGGCTCTGGGGATGTCCCTGTGGAACCAGCTGGTTCTGCCCGTCCTCTTCATGTGCTTCTGGCTCGTGCTGTTTGCCCTGCAGATCTACACCTACTTCAGTAGCCGCGACAAGCCCACCTCCAGAGAGAGGttgctcttcctcttcctcaccaG TATTGCAGAGTGCTGCAGTACCCCCTACTCCCTGCTGGGCCTGGTCTTCACCGTGTCCTTTGTGGCGCTGGGCGTCCTCACCCTCTGCAAGTTCTACCTGCAGGGCTACCGGGCCTTCATGAATGACAACACCATGCATCG GGGAATGACGGAGGGCATCACGCTACTGATCCTGGCTGTGCAGACGGGTCTGATTGAGCTGCAGGTCATCCACCGAGCCTTCCTCCTCAGTATCATCCTCTTCATCGTGGTGGCCTCCATCCTGCAGTCCATGCTGGAGATAGCTGACCCTATCGTACTGGCTCTGGGGGCCTCAAGGGACAA GAGCCTGTGGAAGCACTTCCGGGCCGTGAGCCTGTGCCTCTTCCTGCTGGTCTTCCCAGCCTACATGGCCTACATGATCTGCCAATTCTTCCACATGGACTTCTGGCTCCTCATCATCATCTCCTCCAGCATCCTCACCtcactgcag GTGCTGGGCACCCTGCTAATCTACATCCTGTTCATGGTGGAGGAGGTTCGTAAGGAGCCCGTACAGAACATGGACGACGTCATTTACTACGTGAACGGGACCTACCGGCTGCTGGAGTTCCTGGTGGCGCTCGTGGTGGTGGCCTACGGCGTGTCTGAGACTGTGTTCGGGGAGTGGACGGTGATGGGCTCCACCATCATCTTCATCCATTCCTACTACAACGTGTGGCTGCGCGCCCAGCTGGGCTGGCAGAGCTTCCTGATGCGCCGAGACGCCGTCAACAAGATCAAGAGCCTGCCCACCGCTTCCGACCTGCAGCTGGAGCAGTACAATGACATCTGTGCTATCTGCTATCAg GACATGAAGTCTGCCGTCATCACCCCCTGCAGTCACTTCTTCCACGCTGGCTGCCTCAAGAAGTGGCTCTACGTACAGGAGACCTGCCCCCTCTGCCACAAACAGCTGAAGAGCCAATCACAGCCCGCCAATGCCACCGCTGCCCCCGCCCAGGACATTCTTCCAGCCAATCCCAACCCAGCAGAGGCTGGGCAAGGAGAGCCAGTGGCCAGTGTGGCCGAAGAGAACAAAACAGTGACTCAGAACGGTGTTCCGGTTGAAGAGAGCCAAGCCAGATCCTCTTCCTCCCATGCTAACCCTGACCCAGAGCCTGAGGGCCAGGCAGAGGAGGCAGGTCCGTCACAGGGCTCAGGAGAGTCATGTCTCAGGCATCGCCAGCCCCAGCAGTCTGCCACCTGCCCTAAAGCAGCATCATCCACAGCATGTGCAGCTGACCTCCAGTTAGAACTACAACGGCCTGCCAGCCCCTGCTGCCTCTGA